Within Lactobacillus amylovorus DSM 20531, the genomic segment TGACCGTGATAAAAATCATGGCCGGTTTTTTCGTCTTTTAAATGATCCTTGGTAAATTGAATGACTTGATCGATGTCCATTATGCCATTGAGTCCCATGCTTCTACTGGGGTAGCTTCGCCTTCCCAGATCTTAACCAATTTTTCTGGTACGTATTGCTTCTTTACGACCACCTTGAAGAGGTATTCGTTGAACCAATCATCGTCCATGACGAAGTAGCCTTTTTCGCCGACTTTTGTGCCCCATGAGTTTTCGATCTTCCATTGACGAGGCTTGCCGTCAACAACATCGACACCAACCAAAGTCATAGCGTGAGTTGAACCAGATGCCCCAGTTTGCAGGCGCTCTTTTTTATTCAACTTAGTTTCAATGTTGAAAATGGCATCAGTTTGGTAAAGGCCTTTAGATAAAATACCCTTTTGACGGTCGCTGTCTTTATCAACATCACAACCGAACCAAATAGTTTCACCGGCTTCAAGTTGCTTAATTGCAGCTTCCTTCAAGTTATCGATTTCGGTGTTCAAGAATTGAACAGGAGTGCCACCTTCGACGTTGTCTTCAAATGGCAGTGCGTAAAGCTTGTCGAATTCATGATCTGGAGCGTTGAACAAAACAACATAGTCATCGAGATCATCAGTGAAGTAATTGTGGAAGAAATCAAGTGGAGTCAAATCACCATCAAAGTGATATTTGCCATCGTCATCCTTGAATTCAAGGTCAAACTTTTGGACAGGTTCACCGAAGGCGATCACAGCCATGCGGTAAACTTCGCTCAAGAATTCTTGACGCTTAGTTTCAATTTCAGCGAATTTCTTTTCTTGATAAAATTTACGCAAAACCAAACCATCTTCACGCAGCTTCATGTTCAAAGTACGGTTAAACATGGCGGTGTTGTTGGCAGAAAAGCTTTCGTCTTGAGCATAGGTTGGTACTAAGCCGTATTTTCTAATTAAGGAAACGGCCATGGCCCATTGACCACCATCGGTGTCGGGACCTTGCATGTAAGTGTGCACTGTTCTGTCATCAAGTGGACGATCAGCAGTATTCAAAATATTATCGAAGAAAATATTTGCACGTTCTACTCTGTCCCAGAAAAAGAGGTAATTTTGAGAGAAGGTAAAATTCTTCACATTGTACTTTTTAGCAAAGCCATGACGCAAAGTATTGAGTGCCGCAAACAACCAGCAACGACCTGATTGCTTTTGATCAGTGACGTTGTCAGTTGGAATTTCAATTGAAAAAGTGCGATTTAATTTTCTTACGCCTTCGTTGTTAAAACTAGCCTTTTGCACACCGTTATTAACAACAGCAAGTTCAGCCACGCGGTTTTGTGGCTGCGCTTCATAATCTTTTTGGAATTTGGCAATTTCTGCCATTGTCAGCTCGTGTTTCATATGAGATCCTTTCTCGTTAAAATCAATCACTACATTGTCATCATTTTAGCATTATTTTGCCCACGAAAAAAAGCCGCTTCCCAGGTTTGAACTGGGAACCTCCTCCTTACCACGGCGGTGCTCTACCTATTGAGCTAAAGCGGCGTCTCTATTGTAACAAAAAAGACAAAGACAATCATTTCGAATGTCTTTGTCTCTTTTTTCATTTTCCTAATCCAAGAGTTTGAAAATAAGAAATAGTTTGAGATTATTAAATTGTAAAGTAGCTAGATTGAGTTAAATTTAGTTCTTAACAACGTCCTTGCTGTTCAACCATTGACTCTTGTTGATCTTAACAATCTTCTCCTTCTTAACTGCCTTAGCGGTGTAAGTTGAACCCATGGTAACCTTAGCACCGGTCTTCTTAGCGTTTTGGTTGTAAACAGCAACTTTTTGATTATTAGTATCTTTTACAACTACGAAGATCTTGTCGCCTTTCTTAATTGAAGGGTCAGTTGGAACAACTTCTGCAGTTCCTAACTTAGGAGCAGTGAATAAAGTAGCTTGTGCAACACCACTGCCGACACCGACAATACTTAAACCAATTATCAAACTTGAAATAACTTTTAAAGTTTTTCTTGATTCTAGCATTTTAATAACCTCTTTCTATTTACTCGTTTTCTCTTTACACTTTTACTATAACACCTTTTATGAAAAATAAAACAACATAGTTGTTGTTTTCACAAGGTTTAATAATAAGGATATATCTTTAAATATTGCTTTATAACGCTATTTTTAAATCGTATACATGTATATTTTCTACGGAGCATTATTTATGTTTCTATTATCGTATAGGCATCATGTGAATTTGTGAGCAAATTTCACGAAAGCTTTTGGAAATAAATAAAATAACAGGCAGATTTTCAGTAAATTATTCCACTTTTTAGGCAAAATTAGACCAATTTCAGCATAAAAAATCTTTTTTAAATATCGTATAGCACTAAAAAAGACAAAAAAATAGAGGGTTTTAACACTCTATTTTCGATACTATATTTTGCTTTAAAAATATATTTTTAATTATTTGATAGTTACCAAAGTGTACTTTCTCTTACCCTTACGGATAATTACGTACTTCCCATCAAAGGCGCTTGATGGATCAACGTCGAAGTCTACGCTTTGTTCACGGTCACCGTTAACGTAAATAGCACCGTTCTTGATGTCTTCACGAGCTTGACGCTTTGAAGGTTCGATCTTGGTATCAACTAAGAAGTCAACCAAGTTCTTCTTTTCGCTACCTGCTTCAGCACTTGGAGCATTCTTCAAACCTTGTTCGATTTGAGGTACTGATAAGTTCTTGATGTCACCTGAGAACAAAGCGTCGGTGATCATTTGAGCTTCCTTCAAACCAGCTTCACCGTGAACGAACTTAGTAACTTCTTCAGCAAGTTTCTTTTGAGCAGCACGCTTCCAAGGTTCCTTTTCAGTCTTTTCAGCCAAATCTTCGATTTCTTCATGGCTAAGGAAAGTGAAGTACTTAAGGTACTTAACAACGTCACGGTCGTCTTGGTTAATCCAGAATTGGTAGAATTCGTAAGGACTAGTCTTTTCTGGGTCAAGCCAGACAGCACCACCAGCTGACTTACCAAACTTAGTACCGTCAGCCTTAAGCATCAATGGAATGGTCAAACCAAATGCTGGACGATCTGCACCTTCAAGCTTGTGGATCAAGTCGATACCAGCGGTGATGTTACCCCATTGGTCACTACCACCAATTTGTAATTGAACGCC encodes:
- a CDS encoding C1 family peptidase; protein product: MKHELTMAEIAKFQKDYEAQPQNRVAELAVVNNGVQKASFNNEGVRKLNRTFSIEIPTDNVTDQKQSGRCWLFAALNTLRHGFAKKYNVKNFTFSQNYLFFWDRVERANIFFDNILNTADRPLDDRTVHTYMQGPDTDGGQWAMAVSLIRKYGLVPTYAQDESFSANNTAMFNRTLNMKLREDGLVLRKFYQEKKFAEIETKRQEFLSEVYRMAVIAFGEPVQKFDLEFKDDDGKYHFDGDLTPLDFFHNYFTDDLDDYVVLFNAPDHEFDKLYALPFEDNVEGGTPVQFLNTEIDNLKEAAIKQLEAGETIWFGCDVDKDSDRQKGILSKGLYQTDAIFNIETKLNKKERLQTGASGSTHAMTLVGVDVVDGKPRQWKIENSWGTKVGEKGYFVMDDDWFNEYLFKVVVKKQYVPEKLVKIWEGEATPVEAWDSMA
- the tyrS gene encoding tyrosine--tRNA ligase is translated as MAKFDILEDLKWRGAINQQTDEEGLKKYLAEHDDLALYCGTDPTGDSLHIGHLIPFMILKRFQMAGYHPVILIGGGTGAIGDPSGRKTERVLQTADQVKHNEESLTNQMKKLFGTENFEIRDNAEWLGKLNLIDFLRDYGKYFQVNNMINKDVVASRLENGISFTEFTYQILQAIDFYHLNKEDGVQLQIGGSDQWGNITAGIDLIHKLEGADRPAFGLTIPLMLKADGTKFGKSAGGAVWLDPEKTSPYEFYQFWINQDDRDVVKYLKYFTFLSHEEIEDLAEKTEKEPWKRAAQKKLAEEVTKFVHGEAGLKEAQMITDALFSGDIKNLSVPQIEQGLKNAPSAEAGSEKKNLVDFLVDTKIEPSKRQAREDIKNGAIYVNGDREQSVDFDVDPSSAFDGKYVIIRKGKRKYTLVTIK